A genomic window from Candidatus Kouleothrix ribensis includes:
- a CDS encoding glycosyltransferase, translated as MRVALLISALTPGGAERVISILANAWAARGWSVDLLTFDDGREPPFYALHPAVVLHPLGIAGASAGALVGLGRNVWRARVLRAAVAALAPDVLISFLDRVNVTALLATAGMRTPVIVSERNDPHHYLIGRSWELLRRLLYRRASAVVVQSQAARAYFAPAVQRRTRVLPNPVPPAPPDLPPAPAARPTVLAMGRLTEQKGFDLLLQAFAALAGHHPGWALEIWGEGEERPALEAQVRAYGLAERVQLPGVTRRPAAQMRRAELFVLSSRYEGFPNVLCEALACGLPVVSFDCPSGVCEIVRDRVDGLLVPPGDVGALAAAMGALMADAAARRRLAARAPEVLDRFGVPQVAALWETLIGDVLR; from the coding sequence ATGCGCGTTGCACTGCTGATCTCGGCGCTCACGCCCGGCGGCGCCGAGCGAGTGATCTCGATCCTGGCCAATGCATGGGCGGCCAGGGGCTGGTCGGTCGATCTGCTGACCTTCGACGATGGGCGCGAGCCGCCGTTCTACGCGCTGCACCCGGCGGTGGTGCTGCATCCGCTCGGCATCGCCGGCGCGTCGGCCGGTGCGCTGGTTGGCCTGGGGCGGAATGTGTGGCGTGCGCGCGTGCTGCGCGCGGCGGTTGCGGCGCTCGCGCCCGATGTGCTGATCTCGTTTCTCGACCGGGTTAATGTCACGGCGCTGCTGGCCACCGCCGGCATGCGCACGCCCGTGATCGTGTCGGAGCGCAACGACCCGCATCACTACCTGATCGGCCGATCCTGGGAGCTGCTGCGGCGGCTGCTGTACCGGCGCGCCAGCGCGGTGGTGGTGCAGAGCCAGGCCGCGCGGGCCTACTTCGCACCGGCCGTACAGCGGCGCACGCGCGTGCTGCCCAACCCGGTGCCGCCTGCGCCGCCCGATCTGCCGCCCGCCCCGGCCGCCCGGCCGACTGTGCTGGCCATGGGGCGCCTGACCGAGCAGAAGGGCTTCGACCTGCTGCTGCAGGCGTTTGCGGCGCTGGCCGGGCACCACCCCGGCTGGGCGCTCGAGATCTGGGGTGAGGGCGAAGAGCGCCCGGCGCTCGAGGCGCAGGTGCGCGCGTATGGGCTGGCCGAGCGCGTGCAGCTGCCCGGCGTCACCCGCCGGCCGGCCGCGCAGATGCGCCGGGCCGAGCTGTTCGTGCTGTCGTCGCGCTACGAGGGCTTCCCGAATGTGCTGTGCGAGGCGCTGGCCTGCGGGCTGCCGGTGGTTAGCTTCGACTGCCCCAGCGGCGTGTGCGAGATCGTGCGCGATCGGGTCGATGGGCTGCTGGTGCCGCCGGGTGATGTGGGCGCGCTGGCGGCGGCCATGGGCGCGCTGATGGCCGATGCGGCGGCGCGCCGGCGGCTGGCCGCGCGCGCGCCCGAGGTGCTCGATCGATTTGGCGTGCCGCAGGTTGCCGCGCTCTGGGAAACGCTGATCGGAGATGTGCTGCGATGA
- a CDS encoding polysaccharide deacetylase family protein: MSTNPGVFVLSLDTELAWGTFDQDGLRRFSRHFSQKRPIVRRLLDLFDRYQAPVTWAFVGHLLLRECCGQAGAPPHPQVLRPRYSWYPHDWHHLDPGSDLERDPWWYGADLLEQVLGAAMPHEIGSHTFTHIVVDDPACTREIVRSQLAACVEAHARYGLTIHSLVYPRNKIAFRDVLPEFGITVYRGRERRWYVDLDERLVRALHVIDRTLPLAPTTYPLDSLDEGALVNIPASMFYVARDGFRRAIPLASRVAQAKRGLLRAAERGELFHLWFHPFNLGSDLRLFDGLEQIYRFAAGLRDAGKLEIVPMCAAAELVRRRVAQQPAG; the protein is encoded by the coding sequence ATGAGTACCAATCCGGGCGTTTTTGTCCTGTCGCTCGACACCGAGCTGGCCTGGGGCACATTCGACCAGGATGGCCTGCGCAGGTTCAGCCGGCACTTTAGCCAGAAGCGCCCAATCGTTCGGCGGCTGCTCGATCTGTTCGACCGCTACCAGGCGCCGGTGACATGGGCCTTCGTTGGGCACCTGCTGCTGCGCGAGTGCTGCGGCCAGGCCGGCGCCCCGCCGCACCCGCAGGTGCTGCGGCCGCGCTACAGCTGGTACCCGCACGACTGGCATCACCTCGACCCTGGCAGCGATCTCGAGCGCGACCCGTGGTGGTACGGGGCCGACCTGCTCGAGCAGGTGTTGGGCGCGGCGATGCCGCACGAGATTGGCTCGCATACCTTCACGCATATCGTCGTCGACGACCCCGCCTGCACCAGGGAGATCGTGCGCTCGCAGCTGGCGGCCTGCGTCGAGGCACATGCGCGCTATGGCCTTACCATTCACTCGCTGGTGTACCCGCGCAACAAGATCGCGTTTCGCGATGTGCTGCCCGAGTTTGGTATCACCGTCTACCGTGGCCGCGAGCGCCGCTGGTATGTTGATCTCGACGAGCGGCTGGTGCGGGCGCTGCATGTGATCGATCGCACGCTGCCGCTGGCGCCGACCACCTACCCGCTGGACAGCCTCGACGAGGGTGCGCTGGTCAACATCCCCGCATCGATGTTCTATGTCGCGCGCGATGGCTTTCGGCGTGCCATCCCGCTGGCATCGCGCGTGGCGCAGGCTAAGCGCGGGCTGCTGCGCGCGGCCGAGCGTGGCGAGCTGTTTCACCTGTGGTTTCACCCGTTCAACCTGGGCAGCGACCTGCGGCTGTTCGATGGGCTCGAGCAGATCTATCGCTTTGCGGCCGGCCTGCGCGATGCCGGCAAGCTCGAGATCGTGCCGATGTGTGCGGCGGCCGAGCTGGTGCGGCGGCGCGTAGCCCAGCAGCCGGCCGGCTGA
- a CDS encoding glycosyltransferase, translating into MTPRIKVVHLITGLGPGGAEMMLYKLVSRMSRQHFENVVVSLGQPGLIGTLIEQAGVPVRALGMPRRRVTLGGAGRLLRLLAAERPAVLQTWMYHADLLGLLAGRMTRTSPIIWNVRCSSMHGLSPLTARIVRMCARLSHMPNAAVVNSESGLRDHTALGYRARRWEVIPNGFDLARFAPDPSARASVRAELGLAPDTLLIGLIGRYNPMKDHGLFLRAALAQARPGLHFLLAGSQVEPSNPALARVVAGHPAAGHIHMLGERTDIARLMAALDVATSSSAYGEGFANVIGEAMACGVPVVVTNVGDAAAIVGAAGVVVPPRDQPALERAWQHLIAAGPAERTALGAAGRARVQQHYSLERIVRRYEELYMAMA; encoded by the coding sequence ATGACCCCGCGAATCAAAGTCGTTCATCTGATCACCGGCCTGGGTCCCGGCGGCGCCGAGATGATGCTGTACAAGCTGGTGTCGCGCATGAGCCGGCAGCACTTCGAGAATGTGGTGGTGTCGCTGGGCCAGCCCGGCCTCATCGGCACGCTGATCGAGCAGGCCGGCGTGCCCGTGCGCGCGCTGGGCATGCCGCGCCGGCGTGTGACGCTGGGCGGGGCCGGGCGGCTGCTACGCCTGCTGGCGGCCGAGCGGCCGGCGGTGCTGCAAACGTGGATGTACCACGCCGACCTGCTGGGCCTGCTGGCCGGGCGCATGACCCGCACCTCGCCGATCATCTGGAATGTGCGCTGCTCGAGTATGCACGGCCTGTCGCCGCTGACGGCGCGGATCGTCAGGATGTGCGCGCGGCTCTCGCACATGCCCAACGCGGCGGTGGTGAACTCAGAGAGCGGCCTGCGCGACCACACCGCGCTGGGCTATCGCGCGCGGCGCTGGGAGGTGATCCCGAACGGCTTCGACCTGGCGCGCTTCGCGCCCGATCCGTCGGCGCGCGCCTCCGTGCGCGCCGAGCTCGGCCTGGCGCCCGACACGCTGCTGATCGGCTTGATTGGCCGCTACAACCCGATGAAGGATCATGGGCTGTTTCTGCGCGCCGCGCTGGCGCAGGCCCGGCCCGGCCTGCACTTCCTGCTGGCCGGCTCGCAGGTCGAGCCGAGCAACCCGGCGCTTGCGCGCGTGGTCGCCGGCCACCCGGCGGCCGGGCACATCCACATGCTCGGCGAGCGCACCGACATCGCGCGGCTGATGGCCGCACTGGATGTGGCCACCTCGTCGTCGGCCTATGGCGAGGGCTTCGCGAATGTGATCGGCGAGGCCATGGCCTGTGGCGTGCCGGTGGTGGTAACCAACGTGGGCGATGCGGCCGCGATCGTAGGCGCCGCCGGCGTGGTGGTGCCGCCGCGCGATCAGCCGGCGCTCGAGCGCGCCTGGCAGCACCTGATCGCGGCCGGCCCGGCCGAGCGCACCGCGCTGGGCGCAGCCGGGCGGGCGCGGGTGCAGCAGCACTATAGCCTCGAGCGGATCGTGCGCCGCTACGAGGAGCTGTATATGGCAATGGCATAA
- a CDS encoding polysaccharide biosynthesis C-terminal domain-containing protein: protein MIVGGLTFAVKLAALLKDMLAAAAFGTGDSMDALLIAFLVPSFVINVVAGSFNAALIPVFIHTRERDGHAAAQRLFSGVVIVSLGLLSLVTLLLALGGAYALPLLATGFGPAKLALTQRLFYLLLPAILINGLATIWDAVLNAGERFALTALVAIAVPLGSIAGLLLLGPALGIYALAGGMVAGFAIELALLTIGLRRQGLRIWPRWYGLEPPVRRVIGQYLPMLAGAALISGNGLVDQTMAALLDPGSVAVLTYGNKLVSLVLGVGTMALGTAVLPFFATMVAQADWLRLRRSLRLYSGLILLVTIPCALLGYWLSAPLIGLLYQRGNFSPADTLVVSRVQAMYVLQLPFHTLGILFVRLISALQANHILLWGTLISFALNVVLDYLLIQVLGIAGIALATTLVYVVSCGFLLLMLRLKLRQIAGEAG from the coding sequence ATGATCGTCGGCGGCCTTACCTTCGCGGTCAAGCTGGCGGCGCTGCTCAAAGACATGCTGGCCGCTGCGGCGTTCGGCACCGGCGACAGCATGGACGCGCTGCTGATCGCGTTCCTGGTGCCGTCGTTTGTGATCAACGTTGTGGCCGGCTCGTTCAACGCCGCGCTGATCCCGGTATTCATTCACACGCGCGAGCGCGATGGCCATGCGGCGGCGCAGCGGCTCTTCTCGGGCGTGGTGATCGTCAGCCTGGGCCTGCTGAGCCTGGTGACACTGCTGCTTGCGCTGGGCGGGGCCTATGCGCTGCCACTGCTGGCCACCGGCTTCGGCCCGGCCAAGCTGGCGCTGACGCAGCGGCTGTTCTACCTGCTGCTGCCGGCGATCCTGATCAATGGCCTGGCGACGATCTGGGATGCGGTGCTGAATGCCGGCGAGCGCTTCGCACTCACCGCGCTGGTAGCCATCGCCGTGCCGCTCGGCTCGATCGCCGGCCTGCTGCTGCTCGGGCCGGCGCTGGGCATCTACGCCCTGGCGGGCGGCATGGTCGCCGGCTTCGCGATCGAGCTGGCGCTGCTGACGATCGGCCTGCGCCGCCAGGGCCTGCGGATCTGGCCGCGCTGGTATGGCCTCGAGCCGCCGGTGCGCCGGGTGATCGGCCAGTACCTGCCCATGCTGGCCGGCGCGGCGCTGATCAGCGGCAATGGCCTGGTCGACCAGACCATGGCCGCGCTGCTCGACCCTGGCAGCGTGGCGGTGCTGACCTACGGCAACAAGCTGGTGTCGCTGGTGCTGGGCGTCGGCACGATGGCGCTGGGCACGGCGGTGCTGCCGTTCTTCGCCACCATGGTGGCCCAGGCCGACTGGCTGCGGCTGCGGCGCTCGCTGCGGCTATACAGCGGGCTGATCCTGCTGGTGACGATCCCGTGCGCGCTGCTGGGCTACTGGCTCTCGGCGCCGCTGATCGGCCTGCTGTACCAGCGCGGCAACTTCAGCCCGGCCGATACGCTGGTGGTCAGCCGAGTGCAGGCGATGTATGTGCTGCAGCTGCCGTTCCACACGCTCGGCATCCTATTCGTGCGGCTGATCTCGGCGCTGCAGGCCAACCACATCCTGCTGTGGGGCACGCTGATCAGCTTTGCGCTGAATGTCGTGCTCGACTACCTGTTGATCCAGGTGCTGGGCATCGCGGGGATCGCGCTGGCGACCACGCTGGTGTATGTGGTTTCGTGCGGGTTTCTGCTGCTCATGCTCAGGCTGAAGCTGCGCCAGATCGCCGGGGAGGCAGGCTGA
- the asnB gene encoding asparagine synthase (glutamine-hydrolyzing) — MCGWAGILDRNAPGGAELQAQIKRMTDTLEHRGPDDEGTWCDAPAGIALGFRRLAIVDLSPHGHQPMVSASGRYVMVFNGEVYNYAELRRELEPRGYRFRGHSDTEVMLAAIEEWGLLAAVQRFVGMFAIALWDRAERRLALVRDRLGIKPIYYGWMGTTLLFGSELKALRAHPSFKVTVDRGALSLFMRHNYVPSPHSIYAGVRQLPPGCMLELRAGVEHPTPVAYWSAKEVAERGTAQPLDLPDAEAIEQLDALLRKAIGLRMVADVPLGAFLSGGIDSSTVVALMQAQSAQPVRTFSIGFEEADYDEAGYARAVARQLGTDHTELYVTPAEAQAVIPSLPHMYDEPFADSSQIPTYLVSKLARQSVTVSLSGDGGDELFEGYSSYYIGDALWRKLRWLPIWSRTGLARGITAVPTAAYDRSFGWLAPHIPHLGAGAQMGDKMYKLAELLQMRRPEELHQRIGSHWTPPAAVVLGGYEPATVFTDPVALAALPSFVERSMYMDTVSYLPGDILTKVDRASMAVSLEARVPLLDHRVVEFAWRLPLTMKYRDGKSKWILRQVLYRYVPPALVERPKMGFGVPIGEWLRGPLRAWAEALLDERRLRDEGFFNPAPIRTKWAEHLSGARDWKFYLWDVLMFQAWWEHWGSCG; from the coding sequence ATGTGTGGTTGGGCCGGAATCCTCGATCGCAACGCGCCGGGCGGCGCCGAGCTACAGGCGCAGATCAAGCGCATGACCGACACCCTGGAGCATCGTGGCCCCGACGACGAAGGCACCTGGTGCGATGCGCCCGCCGGCATCGCGCTGGGCTTCCGCCGCCTGGCGATCGTCGATCTCTCGCCGCATGGCCACCAGCCTATGGTCTCGGCGAGCGGGCGCTATGTGATGGTGTTCAACGGCGAGGTGTATAACTACGCCGAGCTGCGCCGCGAGCTTGAGCCGCGCGGCTATCGCTTTCGCGGCCACTCCGACACCGAGGTGATGCTGGCGGCGATCGAGGAGTGGGGCCTGCTGGCGGCGGTGCAGCGCTTCGTGGGTATGTTCGCGATTGCGCTGTGGGATCGCGCCGAGCGCCGGCTTGCGCTGGTGCGCGACCGGCTGGGCATCAAGCCGATCTACTATGGCTGGATGGGCACGACGCTGCTGTTCGGCTCGGAGCTCAAGGCCCTGCGCGCACACCCGAGCTTCAAGGTCACGGTCGATCGCGGCGCGCTGAGCCTGTTCATGCGCCATAACTACGTGCCCTCGCCGCACTCGATCTACGCCGGCGTGCGCCAGCTGCCGCCGGGCTGTATGCTCGAGCTGCGCGCCGGCGTCGAGCATCCCACCCCGGTAGCATACTGGTCGGCCAAAGAGGTGGCCGAGCGCGGCACTGCCCAGCCGCTCGATCTGCCCGATGCCGAGGCGATCGAGCAGCTCGACGCGCTGCTGCGCAAAGCGATCGGCCTGCGCATGGTCGCCGATGTGCCGCTTGGCGCATTCTTGTCGGGCGGAATCGACTCGTCGACCGTGGTGGCGCTCATGCAGGCCCAGAGCGCGCAGCCGGTGCGGACGTTCAGCATCGGCTTCGAAGAGGCCGACTACGACGAGGCCGGCTATGCCCGCGCGGTGGCGCGCCAGCTCGGCACCGACCACACCGAGCTGTATGTGACGCCGGCCGAGGCCCAGGCCGTTATTCCCAGCCTGCCGCATATGTACGATGAGCCGTTCGCCGACTCATCGCAGATCCCGACCTACCTGGTGTCGAAGCTGGCGCGCCAGTCGGTTACGGTTAGCCTCTCGGGCGACGGCGGCGATGAGCTGTTCGAGGGCTATAGCAGCTACTATATCGGCGATGCGCTGTGGCGCAAGCTGCGCTGGCTGCCGATCTGGTCGCGCACGGGCCTGGCCCGCGGCATCACCGCCGTGCCGACTGCGGCCTACGACCGCTCGTTCGGCTGGCTGGCGCCGCACATCCCGCACCTTGGCGCGGGCGCGCAAATGGGTGATAAAATGTATAAGCTGGCCGAGCTGCTGCAGATGCGCCGGCCGGAAGAGCTGCACCAGCGCATTGGATCGCACTGGACGCCGCCGGCTGCGGTGGTGCTGGGCGGGTACGAGCCTGCGACCGTCTTCACCGACCCGGTTGCGCTGGCTGCGCTGCCGTCGTTTGTCGAGCGCTCGATGTATATGGATACGGTCAGCTACCTGCCTGGCGATATTCTCACCAAAGTCGATCGTGCCAGCATGGCGGTGAGCCTCGAGGCGCGCGTGCCGCTGCTCGACCATCGCGTGGTCGAGTTTGCCTGGCGGCTGCCGCTGACAATGAAGTATCGCGACGGCAAGAGCAAGTGGATCTTGCGCCAGGTGCTGTATCGCTATGTGCCGCCCGCGCTGGTCGAGCGCCCGAAGATGGGCTTCGGCGTGCCGATCGGCGAGTGGCTGCGCGGGCCGCTCCGCGCCTGGGCCGAGGCGCTGCTCGACGAGCGCCGGCTGCGCGACGAAGGCTTTTTCAACCCGGCGCCGATCCGCACCAAGTGGGCCGAGCATCTATCGGGCGCGCGCGACTGGAAGTTCTACCTGTGGGATGTGCTGATGTTTCAGGCGTGGTGGGAGCACTGGGGGAGTTGCGGATGA
- a CDS encoding O-antigen ligase family protein, producing the protein MERFAKLQSHSYGLAPARMALPERLARLALVGLFALLYSGGLDFMVLISSTLLYLVYLALVVAAGVCLLADPRAAGRLAVVAPYLAWIVCYCLYGTLVSAYRGLIIGDMLRTLLRNLFVVGALALLLRDRPAAGALARAILLAAIVNCAICVWQTYDASLIATIAFALNSSATAFSENRPAGLWANPNAAAFGFLFALLASRWARGWFAALGRLAAVAGIYLTVSRSGMYLLVLCALVYLAFYRRSIRPSLGQAVLLAGGLALLIALVWVLAYQIDPAALDLGASWNLKRITDFSESSMGTQQDTTRANLTARVLEYALRAPWHGYGIFTFQGSLSYPFTYDIDVGAHNIYLVVLGETGYLGALLYLATLAAGLARLRWLGGTPGDQLVIALMWLCYLLIGLVWHNQFTSVVGMIFAGLLYQLPWLARTAAATARDRGISDGT; encoded by the coding sequence ATGGAACGTTTCGCCAAGCTTCAATCACATAGCTACGGCCTGGCGCCCGCGCGCATGGCGCTGCCCGAGCGGCTGGCGCGGCTGGCGCTGGTGGGGCTATTCGCGCTCTTGTACAGCGGCGGGCTCGATTTCATGGTGCTGATCTCATCGACGCTGCTGTACTTGGTGTACCTGGCGCTGGTGGTAGCGGCCGGCGTATGCCTGCTGGCCGACCCACGCGCGGCCGGGCGGCTGGCGGTGGTGGCGCCCTACCTGGCCTGGATCGTGTGCTACTGCCTGTATGGCACGCTGGTATCGGCCTATCGCGGCCTGATCATCGGCGACATGCTGCGCACGCTGCTGCGCAACCTGTTCGTCGTCGGCGCGCTGGCGCTGCTGCTGCGCGACCGGCCGGCCGCCGGGGCGCTGGCACGTGCGATCCTGCTGGCGGCGATCGTCAACTGCGCGATCTGCGTATGGCAGACCTACGACGCCAGCCTGATCGCGACAATCGCGTTTGCGCTGAACAGCTCGGCCACGGCGTTTAGCGAGAATCGGCCGGCCGGGCTGTGGGCCAACCCGAATGCGGCCGCATTCGGCTTCCTGTTTGCGCTGCTGGCCTCGCGCTGGGCGCGCGGCTGGTTTGCGGCACTAGGGCGCCTGGCCGCAGTCGCCGGGATCTACCTGACGGTGTCGCGCAGCGGCATGTACCTGCTGGTGCTGTGCGCCCTGGTATACCTGGCCTTCTATCGCCGATCGATCCGGCCGAGCCTGGGCCAGGCCGTGCTGCTGGCCGGTGGGCTGGCGCTGCTGATCGCGCTGGTGTGGGTGCTAGCCTACCAGATCGACCCGGCCGCGCTCGACCTTGGCGCAAGCTGGAATCTCAAGCGCATCACCGATTTTTCCGAGAGCAGCATGGGCACGCAGCAAGACACCACCCGCGCCAACCTGACTGCGCGGGTGCTCGAGTATGCGCTGCGGGCGCCCTGGCATGGCTACGGCATCTTCACCTTTCAGGGCAGCCTGAGCTACCCATTCACCTACGACATCGACGTTGGCGCGCACAACATCTACCTGGTGGTGCTGGGCGAAACCGGCTACCTCGGCGCGCTGCTGTACCTAGCCACGCTCGCTGCCGGGCTGGCGCGGCTGCGCTGGCTGGGTGGCACGCCCGGCGACCAGCTGGTGATCGCACTGATGTGGCTGTGCTACCTGCTGATCGGGCTGGTCTGGCACAACCAGTTCACCTCGGTGGTCGGCATGATTTTTGCCGGCCTGCTGTATCAGCTGCCGTGGCTGGCCCGTACTGCGGCTGCCACAGCGCGAGATCGAGGCATCTCAGATGGCACCTGA
- a CDS encoding glycosyltransferase — protein MRLFFLIRALEQGGAERQLIELARHLDQRRFAVTVATFYAGGALHAELAGVAGVRLIALGKRGRWDVLPFLWRLWRLLRAERPAIVHGYMEGGNLLGLLLGPLVGARVVWGLRASNMNLDDYDWAPRLTFWLGARCSRLADAIILNSEAGRRHHLAHGYSGAHMLVIPNGIDVERFRPDAAARARVRQAWHVAPDVPLIGLVGRLDPMKDHPTFLRAAALVAAQNPRARFVCVGDGPPAYRAQLAQLADTLGLGPRLIWAGACGDMPAVYNGLDLLASSSACGEGFANVIGEAMACALPVVATDVGDAAVIIGDPARVVAPGDPAALAGRLLGLLALAPAGRQALGAAGRDRIVANYSIDRLADTTQAVLEGMT, from the coding sequence ATCCGGCTGTTCTTCCTGATCCGCGCGCTCGAGCAAGGCGGCGCCGAGCGCCAGCTGATCGAGCTGGCCAGGCATCTCGATCAGCGCCGCTTTGCGGTGACGGTCGCGACGTTCTATGCCGGCGGGGCGCTGCATGCCGAGCTGGCCGGCGTCGCGGGGGTGCGCCTGATCGCGCTGGGCAAGCGCGGCCGCTGGGATGTGCTGCCGTTTCTGTGGCGGCTGTGGCGCCTGCTGCGCGCCGAGCGCCCGGCGATCGTGCATGGCTACATGGAGGGCGGCAACCTGCTCGGCCTGCTGCTCGGCCCGCTGGTTGGCGCGCGCGTGGTGTGGGGCCTGCGCGCCTCGAATATGAACCTCGACGACTACGATTGGGCGCCCAGGCTCACGTTCTGGCTCGGCGCGCGCTGCTCGCGGCTGGCCGATGCGATCATTCTGAACTCCGAGGCTGGTCGCCGGCATCACCTGGCGCATGGCTACAGCGGGGCGCACATGCTGGTGATCCCGAATGGCATTGATGTCGAGCGCTTCCGCCCCGATGCGGCGGCGCGCGCGCGGGTTCGCCAGGCCTGGCATGTCGCGCCGGATGTGCCGCTGATCGGGCTGGTGGGCCGGCTCGACCCGATGAAGGATCACCCGACATTTCTGCGCGCAGCCGCGCTGGTGGCCGCGCAGAACCCGCGCGCGCGGTTTGTGTGCGTGGGCGACGGGCCGCCGGCCTACCGCGCGCAGCTGGCCCAGCTGGCCGACACGCTCGGGCTGGGGCCGCGGCTGATCTGGGCCGGCGCCTGCGGCGATATGCCGGCGGTCTACAACGGCCTCGATCTGCTGGCCTCGTCGTCGGCATGTGGCGAGGGCTTCGCGAATGTGATCGGCGAGGCTATGGCCTGCGCACTGCCGGTGGTGGCGACCGACGTGGGCGACGCGGCTGTGATCATCGGCGACCCGGCGCGCGTGGTGGCGCCCGGCGACCCGGCCGCGCTGGCCGGGCGGCTGCTGGGGCTGCTTGCGCTGGCCCCGGCCGGGCGCCAGGCGCTGGGCGCGGCCGGACGCGATCGGATCGTGGCGAACTATAGCATCGACCGGCTGGCCGACACGACCCAGGCCGTATTGGAAGGCATGACATGA
- a CDS encoding SDR family oxidoreductase: protein MAQSDPATPAFDLARRRFLVTGGAGFIGSHIVRSLVERGAQVRVLDLLSSGRRENLAAVADRVDLMVGDVADPATVRAAVDGAEYVLHLAALVSVPESVERPERNFEVNLAGTQHVLMAARAAGVRRVVFSSTCAVYGDHAPPHHEQLAPRACSPYAAAKLGGEQLCRAFSQVYGLPTVCLRYFNVFGPGQNPRGGYAAAIPLFISALLAGQPPQIFGDGLQTRDFVYVANVVQANLLACVSDQAVGEVFNIGTGQQTNLRELLGLLAGMVGRTVAPTYRAERAGDIRHSYGDISHAAGRLGYQPRVGLAEGLRETLAWYQAHGSSF from the coding sequence ATGGCACAATCAGATCCAGCCACACCAGCGTTCGATCTGGCCCGGCGGCGCTTCCTGGTGACGGGTGGCGCCGGCTTCATTGGCTCGCACATTGTGCGCAGCCTGGTCGAGCGGGGCGCGCAGGTGCGTGTGCTCGATCTGCTCAGCAGCGGCCGGCGCGAGAACCTGGCCGCAGTGGCCGACCGGGTCGACCTGATGGTTGGCGATGTGGCCGACCCCGCCACCGTGCGCGCGGCCGTCGATGGCGCCGAATATGTGCTGCACCTGGCCGCGCTCGTGTCGGTGCCCGAGTCGGTCGAGCGACCAGAGCGCAACTTCGAGGTGAACCTGGCCGGCACGCAGCATGTGCTGATGGCCGCGCGCGCGGCCGGTGTGCGGCGGGTGGTGTTTTCGTCGACCTGCGCGGTGTATGGCGACCACGCGCCGCCGCACCACGAGCAGCTCGCGCCGCGCGCGTGCTCGCCCTACGCCGCCGCTAAGCTGGGCGGTGAGCAGCTGTGCCGCGCGTTCAGCCAGGTGTATGGCCTGCCGACGGTGTGCCTGCGCTACTTCAATGTGTTTGGGCCAGGCCAGAATCCGCGCGGTGGCTATGCGGCGGCGATCCCGCTATTCATCAGTGCGCTGCTGGCCGGCCAGCCGCCGCAGATCTTTGGCGATGGCCTGCAGACACGCGATTTTGTGTATGTGGCGAATGTGGTGCAGGCCAACCTGCTGGCCTGTGTGTCTGATCAGGCTGTAGGTGAGGTGTTCAACATCGGCACCGGCCAGCAGACGAACCTGCGCGAGCTGCTGGGCCTGCTGGCCGGCATGGTTGGCCGCACAGTCGCGCCGACCTATCGCGCCGAGCGCGCGGGCGACATCCGGCATTCCTATGGCGATATTAGCCACGCCGCCGGCCGGCTGGGCTACCAACCGCGCGTGGGGTTGGCTGAGGGCCTGCGTGAGACGTTGGCCTGGTATCAGGCACATGGTAGTAGCTTCTGA